The Glandiceps talaboti chromosome 1, keGlaTala1.1, whole genome shotgun sequence genome has a segment encoding these proteins:
- the LOC144443328 gene encoding uncharacterized protein LOC144443328: protein MKSCNCRRPSARKLVIICVVLAIGSITLDYMYLVLTSDCRLSFKDVLFITGFQQAAFDTRNYTNVTTQATPIYNRYGFVTTQFLNLGYLNLTKSWICNVECFGILPSTLFIVSDMETYQRLTSWKPELNVVLEIFGSPESMLFGEVDYYKYGLFRVRVINEILKGGMSVFETESDAVWFDNPTKYFQRYKNIDLIVMDNGCADMKPSGVINGGFIYLNATSETRYIWNELTGELHNIMHRYKTCNDKTDIGITGSEQMILGQILNKHPLHMQWLPIEHFVSGFWYMQEEVRLKTDPVVILNNYIRGNDNKESRAKQWSHWWLSNDGKCKACPPKLYNSVNI from the coding sequence ATGAAAAGCTGTAACTGTAGACGGCCAAGCGCCAGAAAATTAGTGATTATATGTGTTGTTCTCGCAATTGGTTCTATTACTTTAGACTACATGTACCTTGTCTTAACATCAGATTGTAGGCTTAGCTTTAAAGATGTACTCTTCATAACAGGGTTTCAACAGGCTGCCTTTGATACACGAAATTACACAAATGTAACAACTCAAGCTACACCAATCTACAACCGATacggttttgtcactactcagtTTCTAAATCTAGGGTATCTAAACTTAACAAAGAGTTGGATCTGCAATGTAGAGTGCTTTGGAATACTTCCATCGACTCTGTTCATCGTAAGTGATATGGAAACCTACCAACGTCTAACAAGTTGGAAACCAGAACTTAACGTTGTACTTGAAATATTCGGCTCTCCAGAGTCTATGCTGTTTGGTGAAGTTGACTATTACAAATATGGACTGTTCAGGGTGAGAGTTATCAACGAAATTCTTAAGGGTGGTATGTCAGTGTTTGAGACCGAGTCCGATGCTGTATGGTTTGATAATCCGACTAAATACTTTCAACGGTACAAAAATATTGATCTGATCGTAATGGATAATGGATGTGCCGATATGAAACCATCCGGTGTCATCAATGGTGGTTTTATCTATCTAAACGCAACGTCAGAAACACGATACATTTGGAATGAACTGACTGGAGAACTTCACAATATTATGCATCGATATAAGACATGTAATGATAAAACAGATATTGGTATCACAGGTTCTGAACAAATGATCCTTGGTCAGATTCTTAATAAACATCCGTTACATATGCAATGGTTACCAATCGAACATTTTGTGAGCGGCTTTTGGTACATGCAGGAAGAAGTCAGGCTAAAAACAGACCCTGTAGTGATTCTTAACAACTACATACGAGGGAACGATAACAAAGAAAGTCGTGCAAAGCAATGGAGTCACTGGTGGCTATCGAATGATGGCAAATGTAAAGCATGTCCACCAAAGTTATACAACAGTGTCAATATTTGA
- the LOC144438078 gene encoding protein SPMIP1-like, translating into MVRELMDTQRQNFWKESIQKEAYVRLAWHEKYSKEFAKDSAKAIRRKQRPDMVPKPVMTLKLPQLERAKKSDDKAKKEAEAKASFAMLAKKNPDALLVEMRPVSTSTKAQLYKGFSKLGEGRYAYLQQRKLKKPEEKYEFPITSSWEYGWRLDDVVTEMRAPAFGRSRIVKESFYRTNGIL; encoded by the exons ATGGTGCGAGAATTAATGGACACCCAGAGACAGAATTTCTGGAAGGAGTCGATCCAAAAGGAGGCGTATGTACGACTTGCTTGGCATGAGAAGTACAGCAAAGAGTTTGCTAAAGACTCGGCAAAAGCTATTCGTCGGAAACAGCGTCCAGACATGGTACCCAAACCTGTCATGACACTGAAATTACCACAGCTAGAAAGGGCGAAGAAATCCGACGACAAGGCCAAGAAGGAAGCCGAAGCGAAAGCAAGTTTTGCTATGCTTGCAAAGAAGAATCCCGACGCTTTGCTAGTTGAAATGAGACCTGTTTCGACGTCCACGAAAGCGCAATTGTATAAAG GTTTCAGCAAACTTGGAGAGGGTAGATACGCTTACCTGCAACAAAGGAAATTGAAGAAACCCGAGGAAAAGTACGAGTTCCCAATCACAAGTAGCTGGGAATATGGCTGGCGACTAGATGATGTCGTCACTGAAATGCGAGCACCAGCTTTTGGCAGATCGCGTATAGTGAAAGAGTCTTTCTACAGAACCAACGGAAttttatag
- the LOC144437930 gene encoding F-box/LRR-repeat protein 5-like codes for MAPPPAEVDVFSIPHSNIVEQLQDLTSKLQATNFSDHTAWQLILDKVKTTFSDFKIHERIENECIMQKLKCRLKGLKIEIAAVTNVHSDNHLTDMLEMVDDGYHLDRSKTEDDRINFGRMLTKALKEFTKDFLPHLKEEEEVFQALLMQYFSFEELKSIKALVIERHCQLHSRPFEYLKYLTDTAEKPTEDDFEEDSKFWQLPPEIVIKIFSHLGPKDLCRCAQVCTNWSKFAFSGVLWQILHLSRWAQGIWQFGVTVDDYQGNLSDSTPLSSSTEDLYVVVDEDADFDESEESDNSACSALSYTAMCIRKEAKMLTDITKYLIPLIGNGVQKVDLSRSKGVNNGLVYKIIISCPNLKHLNLSQTNVSDVAFKGLGRNGGGSHLEHLDLSGCLKITDTTLIRLAKALGMNPPQIEMCCKEACSNNNNSRHSYDDDNDDDDEEDADENICVPMATRTYDEVAIEDCDSVLKRFSRWNVCDEKQQYPDCCNIARDEYDTWASDSQNQGTLVMYPRTASSCSCCESENRSQYSGHDSKWSEDKMRTYQLQLASDCDDENSSNVCCRQSLSDSNNTRTRRCSGTGSCCSGAGTTERPLEFLDLSSCYQITDEGLSVLAGNGGLPNLRHLNLSGCLNVTAIGLQELAEASPMLEHEHFFYCDNITEGPFQESASGCQNLQCRNKVCCRSGE; via the exons ATGGCGCCTCCTCCCGCAGAAGTCGATGTCTTCTCTATTCCGCACTCAAATATAGTTGAACAGCTCCAAGATTTGACAAGCAAG TTGCAGGCAACCAATTTCTCAGACCACACTGCCTGGCAACTGATACTTGACAAGGTGAAGACCACCTTCTCTGACTTCAAAATACATGAAAGGATTGAAAATGAGTGCATCATGCAGAAACTGAAGTGTAGACTGAAGGGACTGAAGATAGAGATTGCAGCAGTGACCAATGTTCACTCAGACAATcatttgactgatatgttagAGATGGTGGATGATGGCTATCATTTAGATAGAAGTAAGACTGAGGATGACCGTATCAACTTTGGTAGAATGCTGACTAAAGCTCTGAAAGAGTTCACCAAAGACTTCCTGCCTCACTTGAAGGAAGAGGAAGAG GTTTTTCAAGCTTTGTTGATGCAGTATTTCTCATTTGAAGAGCTGAAGAGCATTAAAGCCTTGGTGATAGAAAGACATTGTCAGCTGCATAGTCGTCCTTTTGAGTACCTGAAGTATCTGACAGATACTGCTGAGAAACCTACAG AGGATGATTTTGAAGAAGACAGTAAGTTCTGGCAGTTGCCTCCTGAGATAGTGATAAAGATATTTTCTCATTTGGGACCCAAAGACCTGTGTCGATGTGCCCAAGTTTGCACTAACTGGTCAAAGTTTGCCTTCTCTGGAGTGTTATGGCAGATTCTGCACCTAAGCAGATGGGCGCaag GTATTTGGCAGTTTGGTGTTACTGTGGATGACTACCAAGGTAACCTGTCTGATAGCACACCACTATCCAGTAGTACAGAAGACCTGTATGTAGTCGTAGATGAAGACGCTGATTTTGATGAGTCTGAGGAGAGTGATAACAGTGCTTGTAGTGCTCTAAGTTACACAGCCATGTGTATTCGCAAAGAAGCTAAGATGTTGACAGACATAACTAAGTATCTTATACCATTGATTGGAAATGGTGTACAGAAGGTAGATCTGAGTAGAAGTAAAGGTGTTAACAATGGATTG GTGTACAAAATTATTATCAGTTGTCCAAACTTGAAACATTTGAATCTATCACAAACTAATGTGTCCGATGTTGCATTCAAAGG gCTTGGTAGAAATGGTGGAGGTAGTCATTTGGAACATCTGGATCTGTCTGGATGCTTGAAGATTACCGACACTACACTGATCAGACTTGCCAAGGCTCTTGGAATGAACCCTCCTCAGATTGAAATGTGTTGCAAGGAAGCCTGCTCCAATAACAACAATAGTAGACATtcatatgatgatgataatgatgatgatgatgaggaggatgCAGATGAGAATATCTGTGTACCCATGGCAACCAGGACATATGATGAGGTTGCTATTGAAGACTGTGATTCAGTGTTAAAGAGATTTAGCAGGTGGAATGTGTGTGATGAAAAACAGCAATATCCTGACTGTTGTAATATTGCAAGAGATGAGTACGACACGTGGGCTTCTGACTCACAGAATCAGGGTACACTTGTAATGTACCCAAGGACGGCCAGCTCATGCTCTTGCTGTGAAAGTGAGAACCGTTCTCAGTATTCTGGACATGACAGCAAGTGGAGTGAGGACAAAATGAGGACTTATCAACTCCAACTTGCATCAGACTGTGATGATGAGAACAGCAGCAATGTTTGCTGCAGACAGTCATTGTCAGATAGCAACAACACAAGGACTAGACGGTGCTCTGGCACTGGAAGCTGCTGCAGTGGTGCTGGCACCACTGAAAGACCATTGGAGTTCTTAGATTTATCCAGCTGCTATCAGATCACTGATGAAGGGTTAAG tgtattagctGGCAACGGAGGGTTGCCCAACCTGAGGCACCTGAATTTATCTGGGTGCCTTAATGTCACAGCCATTGGTTTGCAAGAATTAGCCGAGGCCAGTCCAATGTTGGAACATGAGCATTTCTTTTACTGTGATAATATCACAGAAGGACCATTCCAGGAGTCTGCTAGTGGTTGTCAGAATCTGCAATGCAGGAACAAAGTGTGTTGCCGATCTGGAGAATAA